The following are from one region of the Periophthalmus magnuspinnatus isolate fPerMag1 chromosome 5, fPerMag1.2.pri, whole genome shotgun sequence genome:
- the LOC117371026 gene encoding helicase with zinc finger domain 2-like: MPAEPSRLETLLTQYDLRLVCDQCSLKEGEITYKLKSKQHQCAQSLLLCRAKGGSRWRPVSKRPTFPNPSLYQVCFFFREGNGCSEHKNRCTFARSVEEAEVWNFEKKHRMDHLQLCYTVAHISGSAGPTSTKSLDLTALDLKIVCDQCSIQEKEITYSVKSAIHSCTQNLLLAKDKTSDQWRPVADRPTNGHFGQNVLYQVCDFFIEGSGCTKHGKGCSYARSSEEAAVWNHIRNNQMNVKDFIRQIAEASVMTPEKAAQDIMQKFPGRFTELCTECFYDRPTKLVAKRWNDTCSADAAHKWKPLLVHQPAEQGKKLSQIRTLQPKHTQNSPLTFCSHVRDGKPCWHNPGHCMSAQSEVEMQVWRAELEGLKVRSLLLQLQPQQDPQQISMYCRVCFLSLPSAESFYKHCSSIEHAKLLREDTSIWWRERPPPHSRRAEFWLCDRPHTCEYGRNCPKAHSEEELKEWMMRTEEVDEIRQNLEAQGLMSYNEILLQEYRSSSNEVHIMSEHVDDVTISCDEDLTLNCDLDHTTLQWKFQVETERQLVHVALLKQEPGACFSLDDTTPCIYSAGHHFLTDDTTYEFTVCFTSDFPGLYDQWLVLDFGMRPVLLQKLRVAVGQPLSDDSEDLIGNPAASSLKAERWHTGNRMIIPCIKRTEDQEEMLKRYKPPQVNFQYKPTLNLQTELTHENYKERMHHFLYSEEHAEDQAVSRLNICGEMVIRDHHTLWGIDGRELFGELSLPFSLTADSHEGLALRRSIQSALIAPPSKGANSKVYEAIILLDQATENVMYLQLSKRCCVDLALKCNTTLEMEIQFQLNRYHFCSLHKTVDLLPDLRRVLPDLKNCTIPVSSIQSDKLNAKQLVAVEFITGTAENQKNVAPLLIYGPFGTGKTFTLATAAIEVCRQPKNKVLICTHTNSSADLYVRDHFHKTEVKIRPLRIKANTARGLSATDEITLEHCLLSEDKSMFLPPTKAVLDQHNVIIITTTMARQLHDLNLPEGYFSHILIDEASQMLECEALSALGLAGPDTRVALAGDHMQMGPKLFSVVDHKRSDHTLLTRLFHYYQTHKCDSAQRSRIILNENYRSTREIVDFVSTHFYVGKGDVIKSTDEVPPPSNGLALRFSHVRGECLLHNRCMAWYNSREAYKVVDAVKDILRNWPSAWGPQEQQCICVISEGFQVQKIRTELSKNRLNKVQVHNLGNIQGLQFRVVIISAVHSRDSLQTCQVTGLELFNDVRVLNTALTRSRSLVLVVGDAAALCSFGQCSKIWKNYIDYCIHCNSVDPLSFSKDYFEKDLIETKRFQKSEQDEDNNTLNDNILQELQGEYEQLNEELIIDDDSVDAQDNYQKSKTSYTKTNSDHPEAINEHFDRHGKLVRMSSNRGYVIPSTRPHARINIDGRDNLGKAFTGDEVIIEKGKVIAITKKSDSARELLCYLEDEDHSKNTSGDYQYIRRVMIPISKSAPKICILINKKRRHHLPVWSQIFGERTFAGWRKLDETFKQNHVFLVQVINWKENCMFPLGVVIDVLPIGNSLSEALQILSAQYNVGPTMLYTPDHLEDANKSKRENRSSRITFTVDPPEANDLDDAISVEANGNDKHYNLGIHISDVASFVPFGDELDEDARQRCVSYYCHKKSEHTIHMFPQELSTGLFSLLPDKDRSVVSLMFKVDKQTHEILGEPEFELSTIKSDAKLTYEEAEKSINKMSKNPVDHSLKLAFEFAKARRKERLKNWPYAQPDDDHLPGQRKAHLMIEELSVLFNKYVSELLSSSLVTRSFVPLRCQRRPSQESLNNLKEQCADVIPVSFSLWHKVDCEEQNPLWNSFHVLQYIWNNIQEAAAAGDHDRMVDLIAADDIYPQLKFITTQFRKCSNKAYFIRSMSSEKADVGHYSLNLRSYTWASSPIRRYIDLVLQRLVHCYILKNQVPFSQEEINALCTDFDQSSKDAKEYERKAVNISCAVGVLKQNLCKVAFVVKADAESDNFFMSLPFHKDIFSDFSCMYKNLQLDDQPRYDETKGCVILKWKRRIYAADKDRLHRELRTQCHRGPCLLIPFHVWKSTVDAIKEENWEEAKSLILSAKTEREPSQTTVHTSPSAEQIEHEVEINLQLKPGDTLRVQMTCEVHRGYWNPAVQLVSVTPKFELCVDHIQNPVTCFSRCADNPSQINYRKPEDYVQIWKPLCGMESATCAVRDSNCIIIENLEVNFSERSGESLEGNFFLHSTWIEEWAITEFNLSQCFLCIRKPNLPLKKDILEKYDLSDYTKPGDPAEFTWVAHGVTTTFKGTKKTPAGKLVHFYVNHRPMEHIPDSIFKDKKTFTVELIPKTLPDIRKENAVLNVPKACELVKSIALGHHIPREVSSSHVVMRKEFPDKLPSLNHSQFRAVDMALNSNFTLIQGPPGTGKTVVGVYIVLCFWELNQKNPRKLYAIKDEDKNKRQVILYCGPSNKSVDVVAEYMLKFEDSIKALRVYSEQVEMLDYPYPECVLQFSTKTRAEPSKQSLKKITLHHRIRQSANPHALEIKAFDERIKAAMKTKTPFTPGEVKEYRKLLVKARKYELERHDIILCTCTQSSTPGLTHTVSARQILIDECAMATEPQALIPLVSNNPEKIVLIGDHKQLRPIVINDRVRKLGMSKSLFERYYTLLEKRSVMLDIQYRMHEDICKFPSEEYYDGKLKTGVERPESVLRVDKRTMPVVFGDIRGITVRQVVSTAKGNENSKANREETQKVVDIVKKLTDEAVIEQKGIVVLSPYNAQVYEIKEALKREGLKKVNVNTITKSQGSEWRYVIISAVCSLPTEEIVSEPGSSWLSKHVGFVGDPNQINVAITRAKEGLCIIGNMELLNCSRSWKKLLDHYKRNNAVTDADKITVCQL; encoded by the exons ATGCCTGCTGAACCGTCCCGTCTGGAGACATTATTGACCCAATATGACCTCAGACTTGTTTGTGATCAGTGCTCCCTGAAAGAAGGGGAAATTACTTACAAGTTAAAGTCAAAGCagcaccagtgtgcacagagcTTGTTGTTGTGTCGGGCCAAAGGAGGAAGCCGCTGGAGGCCTGTCTCTAAGCGCCCCACGTTCCCAAATCCCAGTCTGTACCAGGTTTGTTTCTTCTTCAGGGAGGGCAATGGCTGCTCAGAGCATAAAAATCGCTGCACCTTTGCCAGGAGTGTGGAAGAAGCTGAGGTGTGGAACTTTGAGAAGAAACATAGGATGGACCACCTACAGCTCTGTTATACAGTTGCTCATATAAGTGGAAGTGCTGGGCCCACATCCACAAAGTCACTAGATCTTACAGCTCTAGATCTGAAGATTGTCTGTGATCAATGTTCTATTCAAGAGAAAGAAATTACATACTCTGTCAAATCAGCTATTCATTCTTGCACTCAAAATCTGCTTCTAGCCAAAGACAAAACCTCTGATCAATGGCGACCTGTTGCTGACCGACCCACAAATGGCCACTTTGGTCAAAATGTCCTATACCAAGTGTGCGACTTTTTTATTGAAGGCTCCGGGTGCACAAAACATGGAAAGGGCTGCTCCTATGCTCGGAGCAGTGAAGAGGCAGCTGTGTGGAACCATATCAGAAACAACCAGATGAACGTAAAAGACTTCATCAGACAAATTGCTGAGGCCAGTGTAATGACCCCCGAAAAGGCAGCTCAAGACATCATGCAAAAGTTTCCTGGGCGATTCACTGAGCTATGCACAGAATGTTTTTACGATCGTCCGACAAAGCTGGTGGCCAAAAGGTGGAATGACACTTGTTCAGCAGATGCAGCACATAAATGGAAGCCTCTTCTTGTCCATCAACCAGCAGAACAAGGCAAAAAGCTCAGTCAGATTCGAACACTTCAACCAAAACACACTCAAAACTCCCCCCTGACGTTTTGTAGCCATGTCAGGGATGGTAAGCCATGTTGGCACAACCCTGGCCACTGCATGTCGGCTCAGAGTGAAGTGGAGATGCAGGTGTGGAGGGCGGAACTGGAGGGTCTGAAAGTCCGCtcactccttcttcagcttcaGCCACAACAGGATCCACAGCAGATCTCCATGTACTGCAGAGTATGCTTCCTCTCCCTGCCTTCTGCTGAGAGCTTCTACAAGCACTGCTCCTCTATAGAGCATGCCAAGTTACTGCGGGAGGACACCAGCATCTGGTGGAGAGAACGACCACCTCCTCACTCCAGACGGGCTGAATTCTGGCTCTGTGACAG ACCACACACATGTGAATATGGAAGAAACTGTCCCAAAGCTCACTCTGAAGAGGAGCTGAAGGAGTGGATGATGCGCACTGAAGAAGTGGACGAGATCAGACAGAACTTAGAAGCTCAGGGCCTCATGAGCTATAATGAAATACTATTACAGGAGTACAGGAGCAGCAGCAATGAGGTGCACATT ATGTCTGAACATGTTGATGATGTGACCATCTCTTGTGATGAAGATTTGACTCTGAATTGTGATCTGGATCATACAACGCTGCAGTGGAAGTTCCAAGTGGAAACAGAG AGGCAACTTGTGCATGTGGCGTTGCTGAAGCAGGAACCGGGAGCATGCTTTTCCCTTGACGACACAACTCCTTGCATCTACTCAGCCGGCCACCACTTCTTAACTGATGACACCACTTACGAAttcactgtgtgttttactTCAGACTTCCCTGGCCTATATGATCAGTGGCTTGTACTGGACTTTGGCATGAGACCTGTGCTGTTACAAAAACTAAGAGTGGCAGTCGGTCAGCCATTGTCAGATGACAGTGAAGATCTAATTGGAAACCCTGCAGCCTCCTCTCTAAAGGCTGAGCGCTGGCACACAGGAAATAGAATGATTATTCCTTGCATAAAACGGACTGAGGACCAGGAAGAAATGCTAAAGCGGTACAAACCACCACAGGTTAACTTTCAATACAAGCCCACCCTTAATCTCCAAACAGAACTCACTCATGAGAACTATAAAGAGCGAATGCATCACTTTTTGTACAGTGAGGAGCATGCAGAGGACCAGGCTGTGTCAAG GCTAAACATATGTGGAGAAATGGTAATAAGGGATCATCATACACTATGGGGCATAGATGGAAGAGAGCTGTTTGGAGAACTATCTCTTCCCTTCAGTCTCACAGCCGATAGTCATGAGGGTCTGGCACTCCGACGAAGCATCCAGTCAGCGCTGATTGCTCCTCCATCAAAAGGGGCAAACAGCAAGGTCTATGAAGCCATCATTTTACTGGACCAGGCTACTGAGAATGTAATGTATTTGCAACTGTCAAAAAGATGCTGTGTTGATCTAGCACTTAAATGCAATACAACACTTGAAATGGAGATCCAGTTTCAGCTCAACCGTTACCACTTCTGCAGTCTACACAAAACTGTGGACTTGCTTCCTGATTTACGCCGAGTGCTCCCAGACCTTAAAAACTGCACTATTCCTGTCAGCAGTATTCAGAGTGACAAATTAAATGCAAAACAACTAGTAGCAGTAGAATTCATCACAGGAACAGCAGAGAATCAGAAAAATGTTGCTCCATTGCTCATTTATGGTCCCTTTGGGACAGGAAAAACATTTACCCTTGCTACAGCTGCCATCGAGGTGTGTCGACAACCCAAAAACAAAGTGCTTATATGCACTCACACCAACAG ttcTGCAGATCTGTACGTTAGAGACCATTTTCACAAGACAGAAGTGAAAATTAGACCACTTCGGATCAAAGCTAACACAGCCCGTGGACTGTCTGCCACTGATGAAATTACCCTTGAGCACTGTTTGCTCAGTGAAGACAAGAGCATGTTCCTACCACCAACCAAAGCAGTCCTAGATCAGCACAATGTCATTATAATCACCACGACTATGGCACGACAGCTGCATGACCTGAACCTGCCAGAAGGTTACTTCAGCCATATTTTGATCGATGAAGCTTCTCAGATGTTGGAGTGTGAAGCTCTGTCAGCTCTTGGTCTTGCTGGACCAGACACACGGGTGGCGTTAGCTGGAGATCACATGCAAATGGGGCCAAAGCTCTTCTCTGTGGTGGACCACAAGCGCTCAGATCACACTCTGCTGACACGTTTATTCCACTATTATCAGACTCACAAGTGTGACTCTGCCCAGCGAAGTCGAATCATACTGAATGAAAACTATCGCTCTACTAGAGAAATAGTAGACTTTGTTTCTACTCACTTCTACGTTGGTAAAGGTGATGTTATCAAAAGCACTGATGAAGTCCCTCCTCCTTCAAATGGCCTTGCCCTCAGGTTCAGCCATGTCCGAGGAGAGTGCCTCTTACACAATCGATGTATGGCATGGTACAACAGCCGAGAAGCCTACAAAGTTGTTGATGCTGTAAAGGATATTCTACGAAACTGGCCCTCAGCCTGGGGACCCCAGGAACAGCAATGCATATGTGTCATATCTGAGGGATTTCAG GTCCAAAAGATAAGAACTGAACTTTCAAAAAACCGCCTTAATAAAGTTCAAGTTCACAATCTAGGAAATATTCAAG GTTTGCAGTTCAGAGTGGTCATTATATCAGCTGTGCACTCTCGTGATTCTCTGCAGACCTGTCAGGTGACTGGTCTGGAGCTGTTCAATGATGTGCGTGTCCTGAACACTGCACTGACCAGATCGCGCTCACTGGTGTTAGTTGTTGGTGATGCTgctgctctctgctcctttgGTCAATGCTCTAAGATCTGGAAGAACTATATTGACTATTGCATCCACTGCAACAGTGTTGACCCATTGTCTTTTTCAAAAGACTACTTTGAAAAAGATTTAATCGAAACAAAACGGTTTCAGAAGTCTGAGCAAGATGAGGACAATAATACTCTCAATGATAACATTCTTCAAGAATTACAAGGTGAATATGAGCAACTGAATGAGGAATTGATCATTGATGATGACAGTGTAGATGCTCAGGACAATTACCAAAAGTCAAAGACATCTTATACAAAAACTAATTCAGACCATCCAGAGGCAATCAATGAACATTTTGACAGACATGGAAAACTTGTCAGAATGTCTTCGAACCGTGGCTATGTGATACCATCCACAAGGCCCCATGCACGCATAAATATAGATGGAAGAGACAATCTGGGGAAAGCCTTCACTGGAGATGAAGTGATCATAGAAAAAGGAAAAGTGATTGCCATCACAAAGAAGTCTGACTCAGCCCGGGAACTTTTGTGCTATCTTGAGGACGAAGATCACAGTAAAAACACTTCTGGTGATTACCAGTACATTAGACGAGTAATGATACCCATCTCAAAGTCTGCTCCAAAAATCTGCATACTCATCAACAAGAAAAGACGTCACCATCTTCCAGTGTGGTCACAAATATTTGGTGAGCGGACATTTGCAGGTTGGAGAAAGCTTGATGAAACGTTTAAACAGAATCATGTTTTTCTGGTGCAAGTAATTAACTGGAAAGAAAACTGCATGTTTCCGCTGGGTGTTGTAATTGATGTTCTGCCCATTGGAAATTCATTGAGTGAGGCCCTCCAAATTCTCAGTGCACAATATAATGTTGGTCCCACAATGTTATATACGCCAGATCACTTAGAGGATGCAAACAAatcaaagagagagaacaggagcaGCAGAATCACTTTCACTGTTGACCCTCCTGAAGCCAATGATCTGGATGATGCCATCAGTGTAGAGGCTAATGGTAATGACAAACACTATAATTTAGGGATCCACATTTCTGATGTGGCTAGCTTTGTACCTTTTGGTGATGAACTGGATGAAGATGCAAGACAACGCTGCGTTTCATATTACTGCCATAAAAAGTCTGAGCACACCATTCATATGTTTCCTCAAGAGCTAAGCACTGGACTCTTTAGTCTTCTTCCTGACAAAGATCGCAGTGTCGTATCACTCATGTTCAAAGTTGATAAACAAACTCATGAAATTCTTGGGGAGCCAGAGTTTGAGCTTTCAACAATTAAATCTGATGCAAAGCTGACATATGAGGAAGCTGAAAaaagtattaataaaatgtcaaaaaatccTGTTGATCACAGCCTCAAATTGGCATTTGAGTTTGCCAAAGCCAGAAGGAAAGAAAGGCTTAAGAACTGGCCATACGCTCAGCCTGATGATGACCATCTTCCAGGTCAACGGAAGGCGCATTTGATGATAGAAGAGCTCAGTGTGTTATTCAACAAGTATGTATCAGAACTACTCAGCAGTTCACTAGTAACAAGAAGTTTTGTGCCTCTTCGCTGCCAACGAAGACCTTCCCAGGAAAGCTTGAACAACTTAAAGGAACAATGTGCCGATGTCATACCTGTCTCCTTTAGTCTATGGCATAAAGTTGACTGTGAGGAACAAAATCCATTGTGGAACTCCTTCCATGTGCTGCAGTACATATGGAACAACATCCAGGAAGCGGCAGCAGCTGGTGATCATGACAGAATGGTGGATCTAATTGCTGCTGATGACATCTACCCACAGCTTAAATTCATCACCACTCAGTTTAGGAAGTGCTCGAATAAAGCTTATTTCATCCGTTCCATGTCATCCGAAAAAGCAGATGTTGGCCACTATTCCCTTAACCTGAGGAGCTACACATGGGCATCCTCACCAATACGACGCTACATTGACCTAGTGCTGCAGAGATTGGTGCACTGCTACATACTGAAAAATCAAGTGCCCTTCAGCCAAGAGGAGATCAATGCTTTGTGTACTGACTTTGACCAAAGTTCAAAAGATGCAAAAGAGTATGAAAGAAAAGCAGTAAATATTTCCTGTGCTGTGGGTGTTTTGAAACAAAATCTTTGTAAAGTAGCATTTGTAGTGAAGGCTGATGCAGAATCTGACAATTTCTTTATGTCtttaccttttcacaaagacatatTTTCAGACTTCTCATGTATGTATAAAAATCTGCAGTTGGATGATCAGCCACGATATGACGAGACCAAAGGATGTGTAATACTTAAGTGGAAGAGGAGAATTTACGCTGCTGACAAAGACAGATTACACAgggagttacggacacaatgtCACAGAGGTCCATGTTTGCTTATTCCATTCCATGTGTGGAAGTCCACTGTTGACGcaataaaagaagaaaactgGGAGGAAGCCAAGTCTCTCATACTGAGTGCTAAGACAGAGCGGGAACCCTCACAAACCACTGTGCACACAAGTCCTTCTGCAGAGCAGATTGAGCATGAGGTAGAAATCAACCTCCAGCTAAAGCCAGGGGACACTCTCCGGGTCCAAATGACCTGTGAGGTACACAGGGGGTACTGGAACCCTGCTGTTCAGCTGGTTAGCGTCACACCAAAGTTTGAGCTCTGTGTCGACCATATCCAAAACCCTGTCACCTGCTTCTCCAGGTGTGCTGATAACCCCTCTCAGATTAACTACAGGAAGCCTGAAGACTATGTGCAGATCTGGAAACCTCTGTGTGGAATGGAGTCAGCCACCTGTGCAGTCAGAGACAGTAACTGCATCATCATTGAAAACTTAGAGGTGAACTTCAGTGAAAGAAGTGGAGAGTCACTTGAAGGAAACTTCTTCTTACATTCAACATGGATCGAAGAGTGGGCTATTACTGAGTTCAACCTTTCACAGTGTTTTTTGTGCATACGTAAACCAAATCTGCCtttaaaaaaagacatattaGAAAAATATGATTTATCAGATTATACCAAACCAGGGGACCCTGCAGAATTCACATGGGTGGCCCACGGTGTCACTACTACTTTTAAAGGAACAAAAAAGACTCCAGCTGGTAAACTAGTTCATTTCTATGTCAACCACCGTCCCATGGAGCATATTCCTGACAGCATTTTCAAGGATAAGAAGACTTTCACTGTTGAATTGATCCCAAAGACTCTACCTGACAT ACGAAAAGAAAATGCTGTACTTAATGTGCCCAAAGCATGTGAACTTGTTAAGAGTATAGCACTTGGACATCACATTCCGAGAGAAG TGTCATCCAGCCATGTAGTTATGCGGAAAGAGTTTCCAGACAAGCTTCCATCTCTGAATCACAGTCAGTTCAGGGCAGTGGATATGGCTTTGAATAGCAACTTTACACTCATCCAAGGGCCTCCTG GAACGGGAAAGACAGTCGTTGGAGTGTacattgtgctttgtttttggGAGTTGAACCAAAAGAATCCCAGAAAACTATATGCAATCAAGGACGAGGACAAGAACAAGAGACAAGTTATTCTCTATTGTGGACCTTCCAATAAGTCTGTGGATGTGGTTGCAG AGTATATGTTGAAGTTTGAAGACAGCATTAAGGCCCTCAGAGTCTACAGTGAACAAGTGGAGATGCTTGACTACCCATACCCAGAATGTGTGCTTCAGTTTTCTACAAAGACACGAGCGGAGCCTTCTAAACAAAGTCTCAA gaAAATCACACTGCATCACCGCATCAGACAATCTGCAAACCCTCACGCACTTGAGATCAAAGCTTTTGATGAGAGAATAAAAGCTGCAATGAAGACCAAAACACCCTTCACTCCTGGGGAGGTGAAAGA ATACAGAAAGCTTCTTGTTAAAGCCCGGAAATATGAGCTGGAGAGGCATGACATCATCCTGTGCACTTGTACACAGTCGTCCACCCCAGGCCTAACTCATACAGTTAGTGCCCGTCAGATTCTCATTGACGAATGTGCCATGGCAACAGAACCACAAGCACTCATTCCACTCGTCTCCAACAACCCAGAAAAG ATTGTCCTTATTGGGGACCATAAACAGTTGCGGCCTATTGTGATAAATGATCGTGTGAGGAAGCTAGGCATGTCCAAGTCCCTGTTTGAACGCTACTATACACTACTTGAGAAGAGGAGTGTGATGCTGGACATACAATATAGAATG CATGAGGACATCTGCAAATTTCCATCAGAAGAATATTACGACGGGAAGCTAAAAACAGGAGTTGAGCGACCAGAGAGCGTGCTGCGTGTGGACAAAAGGACAATGCCTGTTGTATTTGGAGACATCAGAGGAATAACTGTCCGCCAGGTTGTCAGCACGGCAAAAGGCAATGAGAACTCCAAAGCGAATCGTGAAGAGACACAAAAAGTG GTGGACATTGTCAAAAAGCTGACAGACGAAGCCGTAATTGAGCAAAAAGGAATTGTAGTTCTTTCTCCCTACAACGCACAAGTTTATGAAATCAAGGAAGCATTGAAACGGGAAGGACTGAAAAAAGTCAATGTCAACACCATTACGAAAAGCCAAG GAAGTGAATGGCGTTATGTGATAATATCAGCGGTGTGTTCCCTGCCCACAGAGGAGATCGTGTCTGAACCAGGCAGCTCATGGCTCTCCAAACATGTGGGCTTTGTCGGTGATCCTAACCAAATCAATGTGGCCATCACCAGAGCCAAAGAAGGACTGTGTATTATAG